GAAAGGACAGGAGATGATGCTCTGCAACAGCAACTCTGTGAAAGGGCTCTAATGTGACTCAGATCAAGTCTTTCAGGTTAAATAAAAGTAAGGGGCCTCTGGTGGGTAGCGCAGCTTTCACATTATTCTGTTCTCGTCCATTCATTAATGATGACAGCTCCCTGATGAGCTGGTCAGACTTAAAACCCAAATGTGTCCATTAAAAGGATCTTGATGTTGAGGCAGTACAGCTATTCTGAGATGAAAGACAAATACAGATCAGATGCTTCGCTGAAAAGTATCCATTAGTGGGCGGTGAGGCAGAATTCTTAAAATATTGATAAAGTCTGTTTCCCTCACTCCGAGGGAAGCTATTGAAATGACTGAATTCTTTTCCAGTGAGTTGCTATGTTTCAGGAACAGATTTAGCATTATCCCTGGTAGACTattatcatgtgtgtgtgtgtgtgtgtgtgtgtgtgtgtgtgtgtgtgtgtcctgtgtgtatCTTTAAAAGGAATTCGAGTAAACGGGGAGCCTGATGTTTGAGCTTCCTCCCCGTTGGCTTGGGAAAAGTATGCAAGAAATGCTCTAATTTGTCCTGCTAGACACGCTGTTCCCTGCCATGTTGCTCTCTCTACGTAACAAAACATCCagtacaaagaaaaacagacacaaggaAATGAGACACAGAAGGAACCTGcgtctaaaaaaagaaatgtagtaAGAGAACATTTCTTATAGGGGCATTTGAAtccctttttaaataacaagTCTCTGCACTTACTTGCTTGTTAGAGTAGAATAATATAAAGTCAGGGCAGAAAATCCTACTCACTGGAAACTGCTTCTTTTAATGATGATGCATACTTTACATCTGATGGCTTTTCTGTTGACAAAATAACAGCCATCACTGTGATGTTAATTACTAAGTAACATACGCATTAATAGCAGACCTGATTTGGCTTCTTTGCTGAAGGAAGTCcattaaagacaaaacaaaactaaaactgGTTACAGGATGTCCTATGAACCCCCAAGAAGAAATGTAGGTTTTGGGCTTTCTAAATAAAATTGACTTGACAAAAATAGTTAAAAGTATATATTAACTAAGTAACTAAGCATCTACAATCCCTACAGTATTGTCCAGCTTCTGCACCTGTCTGTAATGCACACATTATTATTTGCACACTGCCAGCGCTCCCATGGAGATTTTTCCATGCAGTCACCAGCTGTGGTTACCCAGGTGATTAATGATGTAAATCTTACCTCACAATTTGCTGATTCTTGCAGCTTCGAATTAGAAATGCATGCCTAACTGCAGGTTGGCGGTTGTCATGTGACGAACAGTGACTCACCATGCGGTGGAGGTGTTGTAGGGCAGGAGTGTGGGGCTGTGGCTCTCCCCTCTCAGGCTGTTTCTGGGCTGGTAGTGGCTGGAGACCATGGGCGGGGCTTGAGCCGGGGTCTCACTCTCCTCCGGCATGGACTTGTTCCACTGACTGCGAGCCTTCTTCAGCCATCGTCCTCCCAGACCCCATTTCTCCAGGTAAACCCGGCACAGCTCATAGTTTATGGCAGAGTAGTAGAGAAAGTCCAGCGCCAGCAGCACGATCACGAAGAAGCCATAGATCCACACACCGACCAGGGCTGTATAATTACTGTGGGAGAGACagacgaggggggggggggtattagCATTATTAATCTGGGAAAGATGGTGATGAACACTCGCATGCTCAGAGGTATACCATCCAGAAACCCTTACATCCCAAAAGCTACATCAGAGCTGCCAGATGCAAATGTTTGCCAAATGCTCCCTTGATTAAAAActagttaaatacattttgaagaaaccctccatctgctgctttttaaaattcCACAAATGAAATTGCAAAACAAAGGCATTAGCACAAGACCCCTCTAAATCCATCTCATACTGGCTCCCTAAATCTGTTCTCCTTTCATCAACTCttctacatttttgttttttttttactaaattcATCCTGATTTATGTGGTACTTTTGAACTTTATTGTAGACCACCCACAGCCATAAAGCACAGCAAGGTTAACACACTAAAATAGCTTCCCGAGAAATTTGAGAAGCAGCATTTTGCCAAAACAGGGTTGCTAAATATCTGGGTGTGATGTCTTTGTATCTGTGGTGCTGAGGACATCAAGTTGGAAATTGTCACACAAATTGAAAGGGATTCCATTACACAGAATGAATGAGACAGAGATCACACAGGAAAGTACTTTAAAATAGAGAATTATAAAGAGGGAAAGCCATCTTTTATGTACAACACAGTTTGCAATTTGTTTGACTGTATTGACTGAAACTCTCACATAAAAGTGAAGTTCAAGTttttctacttgagtaaataaaGTGAATCTGCTCCTGTCTGAAAAAGACATGTGGCCTTCGgatatttatctaaatatgtGGCTTCAAAATGAACATCAGCGGTGCTTGAATGAGCACCTTGACAGGCTCATTCTGCAAcagtaaatgtttcttttgccTCTCTTCGCCTCTGTGTTCAAGACATTTACTTAtaatacagtgtgtgtctgcaggtaaTTTGGGGGGCACTAGGTGTTATTGGGTTGGAGGTTAGCAAGAATTTGTGCACAGTCCTTTGCTTCATCGATCATGAACACacaactaaaacaaatgttgttcaATATTTTACACGGCTTCCTCAGAGAATGAAAGCAGAGGCAATTGATTTTCTGTCAGAGGTTTCTAGCAGTTCTTCGTGTTGCTTTACTAATATTTCATTCTGCAATAACTCCTCTTCCACTGTGAATCTATTCTGATTCTGCATCCTTTTCAGCTACTCTGCAACTAAATGGAGAGCTACAAAGCACTGACTTGTGAAACCCTCAGAGGACAAACGCCTTCATTGTTACCTTGAACTggagtaaatatgaagctatCATAACATTTTCTCCATGCTGTGTGAGCAGAGAGCAGTTATGGCCTGTTTAACTCGCTTGGCCAGAGGTAAATATCAGACCTGCAGTCCCCTCGCCCCAGTGAGCCCGGATGAAAGAGTGGCATAACAGGCCATCTGACACTAAAATGAAATATCATGACCTGCTGCAGGGCAGTGTGAACCATCAGAGACAGAGGCATGCTGGGAGGGCATTAGTACACAGGGCTGAGAGCTGAGAACAAGAGGATCCTTTTGTCTGTGTCCTTCATTCTTAAATCTGTGGATAAATTGagggatagatagatagatagatagatagatggatggatggatggatggatggatggatggatggatacatAGATGTACTTCAATtccaaattgggattttttgaaaatgactaTGAGCATGTCGGCAGGTACGTATGTGTGTGCTGTAAAATAAACTATTAACAATTCTTGCAGGTGTCCATACTACACTGTGAAAGGATACCATGTGGTCTTTAATATAAAAGCCAGCACTTAACACCTGCCTTTTGGGAAAGATCAAGTGGAGGCGTtccacacaacacaacaactgCTCTCAGCATCTGCTCTTCTCTGTGCCGGTGTCAGTGCCTCTATGCGGATCGATGTCAACAAACCCTCTGAGTAAGAGGCAGACAGTGTCAATGAGCGCGATACTGTCGAGGGAGTGAAGCGTTTGTGAGCAGGCATACTATAACCAGCTGTTTTTATAGGATCTGAGGAAGTGTCATATCTGAAGCTGTTTGTTCCACTTGAGGCTGTTCCCAAAACACTCTACTCAAGATTCAGCACAACCTATTTTCCCTTTATTATCCCTAACAAGCCATAGAGGCTGGCCTGTTttcccatttctttttattattgcagTATAACTCAAAAACTACAAAAGACAATTCCATGCAATTTGGTGGGAATTTCATCATAGCCCAAAGAGGAACGGATTAGCTTCTGAGTAGGGCcacaataaaaccaataataaaGCACTTAAAATGTTACTCATTGCTTCTGGACATGAAGGCTTCTAAGTAGCTATTCAGTCTAATGCCTGATTTGCTTTGCAGCTGAAGCCATCAGTCAATTGATTACTCCAAACCGTGATGATAGTAAATGAATCGTTATTCAAGCAAAAAGTCTCTAGCATTTTCTTTGGCCCATGTGCTTGCAAAGCTTGAGTTTTTATTCCTCCATGGATTTAATTGTTTTCCAACATACCTGACCACCCATCATAATCATGTTGTATTTGGTCAAGATCCAAAGCCATTTCTTAAATGTTACTAAACCCACACATTTAGATTAGCAGCCTTGGTCACAGGGCTTGATGAGTGCATACAGTTTGAGCTAGGGCTGCCACCTTATCAAAAAGTGAAGtttgaatgaattaaaagttatttattaaCTTAATTTGCATTTCTAAGCACCCCCTGTTGGTCCACAAGCATAACTTTAACAGAAAGACATTGTAAAACATGACATCCTCCAGGcttgaatatgtttttcatCATCAAACTTCAAACTGTATGAAGGTGGTTTAAATAATGTAGCTACGCCTTCAAGTGAAGATCAACTATGTATGGCTTGTAAATTATTGTACAATAGTAGAGACTAAGCTGATCACTAGTAGCTTTGAACTGTAACATTTGTAACTGTGGTTCCTATCAATGTAccaaatgtatttgaataaaaatattacaaaaacaaaacttcaaACTGAACCAGAAAAGGAAAATAGGACTAATGAAGGTGCTTGAAGAGGTTCAGGGGCCACATGACAGcgtgactgtttttttttgcttactTGTGTGCGTAACCAGCTGTGGTGGTGGTGAGGTTGACCTGCATGATCATCTGGAACTCGGCCTCGTTGCAGCAGTATTTGAATTCGGTGTGGTTGTGGTAGCAGCAGAACATGTAGGTCTTGTTGTTGTCCGAGAGGCGTGGGCAGTGAAAGCCGAAGTGGTATCGCCCCTTGTGGTCGGAGTACGGTTCACACACTCGGTAATGAGCTGAGAGGGCTGTAGATTTGCGAAAGGACAAACATTAAGATGGTACATCAGTATggcaggaaacaaaaacacagtcacacattGAATCGTGACTCATGACCTTTTggggtttgtgtttttctttcttccctgaaaaaatgacaataccttatttgaattattgatgAAAAACGGCTCTGGAGGGAATACGTTTCAAACTGCAGCAGCTCAACGACAAACTACTGaatgcttttagtttttctttatcCTGAGAGAAAATGTGACTTGAATGCAATAGTAATAGTATAGGATTAGAACCAGTAAAAAACACACTGTACTctcaaaaataatcagaaagGAGTTGAAGCGTTAAGCACCCAGGACCTGATCAGTTATTATTAAAGGAACACAGTGACTCAGAAACCTTCAGTTAATCTTAATCATTAGGTTACTATGCAATCATAGGGTCAGTGCCTCTGGATGGAAACCCTTTATGCTGTACAAATGGTACTcctttgcattcatttttagcGGTACATTCAAGTGCCTGCACcttcataagaaaataaatctgttccGCCTCAAAGGGGGGGaggaaaaaacaatattgttttTGATATAAATTCTGGCAACCAATAATGCCAAATGAAATCAACAATCCACGTTAGCAGCAGCTGAGACCAATCTGTCAGAGAAATGAACCAGATATGATTAGTGTCAGTTTACGGGGCTGATGATAGTAAATGTACATCGCAGTGGAACAGGAAGTACCCACAAGCCTTCAAAACCAATCAGTATCAGCATTTGTTTGGAGACTCTTACTTTATATTACTATATTAAGACGAAGATTGAATGGTCCAGACCCTGTAAGCAGCATAGTTTAATATAGAAACTGCTggttagttattttattttatttaatcaataaaGTTCTTCTTTTTCAACATGGCCAACATAAAGAACAATAAGAGTactgagaaacataaaaaaagacacaaataataacacaaaatatgccACAAATCAGATAACGATAATTTAGATTGTATTATCCTAGAAAATAGTATCTAAAACAACCCGAGAgttgttttaaaagctgaaaaagaCTTGAGACTATTACATCCAGATCCTAAATTACTCTTTGAAATTGGAAGATGGAAATGTAAACAACATATCTTTGAAGgccattttaaagtcaaaataacATGTGTGCTCCAGACCAGACTGTAATGGTTATATTGCTACTAAATacctgtaaatatatttttatgtgaTACTCTGATGTAATTTCCTGGTCCAGAAAGCTTAAATCCTATGATGATATCAGCCATGCTGATCAATCTGACTCTATTTATGTGCGTCATTTGCTGAttccataataaataaatctctttgatttatttgtgcTTGGTCATTCTCAGtctaaacataaataaaatcctGCCGTTTCCTGTGAAGTGCATCCAGATTAGTTTTACTCTAACTGATTTGTCTTTATCGTCCGTGTTTTCCTTTCATCAGGGCAGCCTAAAATCTGGCAGAAGTGTCGCTGTGATTTAGTTCAAGGTCCACTTATGCTGCCGGGTGATAGAAGTCTTTCAGTAATCTCAGACAGGGAGCGATCAGCATTTGAAAGGAGAGGGCTCTTTCAGGTTATAATGAGCTCGGTGTGGCCAGCCATCTTCCCATTGACAGCCAGGAGCATCAGTGGGGGTGAAATGAAGCGGTGCTGAAGGACACAGGAGGATTAGAGTTCAGGGTGTTTTTTACAAGGAGAAAACTGTTTATTTGACCCTTTGATTGGTGTCCAATGGCTCTGCAATCAACCCGTGTTATTTATACCCTATAACTTGTTTGTGAAGAAGGGGTCAGCAGTTTGTCGGTATACGTACTGGCAGTAAGGAAACAGACGCCCTCAACATGGGAAGCGGACCATAAAGACCTCTAATGACGCAAAAtgtaaagctttaaaaaaaaaaaaatagttcaaGGAAAGTCTCTGGATTCTTAAATGAACAACAGCTGCTGGAAACTATACCGTTGTAAACACATGCAACTGCTTAATTTCATTAACACCTCTTAATATTTAGGATACAGTTAACAGCTTGGCTTTCAACGTGGCTTGCCTGTGGCTACCTCTCCAGCACTCAGCTAAAAACCATCCACATGTGAACATCAGTCGCTGCTTACACATGAAGTTTATTATGACTTCACTCTGTTAGAAATTCTGCATGCCATCAGCATACCAATAGGACAACAATGtgttcaatcaatcaaccaatcaaaatCCTGCTGGTTCTAGCTTCTCTATTGTGATATGCTTTTATTCTTTGATTTCTATCTTTGTaaatcaaatgttgttgttaatgttgGTCAAACCAAACTtgataatgtacattttcactATATTTTCCACATTTATGTTGTAGTTTTTAGGCAAATTTGTCAATAAAACGGAAGCTGAATGACAATTGAATTGACATtagtttcaaataaataaatcttctTTTATAATCCCTTCTAATCATCGGATTCAgagaagaaaatagaaaaacgtATTTAGATGGGGTGTGATAAGTGTGGAAATCCCGGTATAACACCCGTCTCTGTGGGCTGATAAATTCATTTGAAGTAGATATGCTGAATTTAAAACAAGAGTGACTTTTCTTTTGATTAGCTGGACATGAACAGACTTCCCTTTCTTACTTTGATGATTATTGCTTTATTCCAACCTTCTCCTCCTGTTAGCTTTTGAGCTgattttttccctcctttttttcctcttgccCCATTTTGTCAATTTTTTAACTTGATTTGGCATCTTTTCCCTTGTgcataatgtactgtatgttccaTATCTGAGAGATGTGTTGGCTGGGTTCTTCCCTTTGTATCTTTTGAGGTTATAATGTGCTCGGTTCACCGTTTTATGCAGCATGGCCTCGTTTACACAGCACCTTGAGGTTTAGCTCTTTTCCTGCCaagtacactttattttttggcAATAAATGATTCTAAGTTTAGTGTCTCTGACTTAACTTCAGCCCATCAGCTGTCAACTTCTACCTCCTACTAAAACTGTTTATtgaggttgttttttctgtatttatttcatggCCGTGCTGGCTGACTCATTGAAGTACTGTTACGTTTTGGAGCATCCAAAGTTATAGATGCTGCTTCGAGCACGCCTATACAATCTAGGAACACTCTGAAAATCTGTACGAGTGTCTGGAGGCCCATGtaattaaagaaatatgaacttgtgagagccagacagataagcacacacacagctttacagACCTGCAGTGGACAGCAGGAGGAAGATGACCGTCAGGACATTAAAGGACTGCCGGCTGGTGATAGTCATCTTCTCGTCCTCATGTGGGAAGAAGGGAAGGAGCAGGAGGGATGgatggggggggtgggggctgcTCTGCTTTAGCTGGGCTTGGGCATCTTTTGCTTGTTGACAGCTCCTCTCACATGGCTGCTGCCGCTGGGAGTCTGGACTCCTGATGGGAACAAGAcaagcagagagaggaaagatTAAGAGATTTGATTTAGCTTTCTGGAAGTTCCTCCCCACTGTGTGGACAGCTTGTCTGGCAGTGAGCTCCCATCATGCCTTCCGAAATCTGTCCTCAGGTTTAGAGAATATGATGACTTGGGCATTCATTTGAATTGAAATTGGCACTCCGGACAAAATCCCAATAgtgacaacatttttcttctgttttagaCAGGCAGAGAGGTTTGCACTTCATGCTGGCACTTTAGATTTGGAAATGTCATGTTGTAGATGTAGAGTATTGTTGTAAATATAGCCGAAAGATTTGGGAATTATATGGCAATTGGATGAAACGATTGGTTGATTAATTTATTTAGTTGACTGACCTAAGATTAATCAGCAACTATAAAGTAAAAGacttattgttgtttttcaaacagTTCATAACAATAGCAATAGTTAGTGTGATCTGGCATTCATAATCAGGTAGCATGTAGATCACCAGATAGAGGATTCACTTTTCAATGATAAATACATTAtacttatatttgttttattttttattacgGATAACCCATAAAAGCATTACAGTGAGTTGCATCAGTAATGCCGCCTTTCTTCAGACTTTCTGGAAGAACAATAATGCTTACTAATGCATTATGTCAGCACTTCAAAATATTGAATACAGAACTTGATCCTTTTGAGCActaagtttaaaataaatgatctaaTAGCCAGCAGATATTTCATTATGTAACATTACTTGGCAGTAAAGAAATGCTATAGTGCAAAATGTGGTTTTcttagagaaatgttttttttaaacccaaacaGAACTTGCTCCTTCAGCACAGAGTACAGAGTTTTGATAGCAGAACTGCTGAGGAGCAGTTTGCCTGTAAATGATGCATCCTGGGAGTTCATGAACTCTTCATCTATCACTCGGGACGATTTAAAGCTGTGTCACAGCTGTCCCTCCACTGTTGCTAAAATAGATTAATGGGGTGGCGTAACTTTGTGCTTAGCCACGCTTGTTCCTGTTCTTTGGCTAATTATTCCTTTTAAAGTACCGGAGGACATTGCTTGTAAACAGTCCCTCTCCATGCATAAGCTAAGGGTGATATTTATGGTAATTTATTACAAACTCAGTCAATGAACCATTTGAATTTAGCAGTGgctttactttagtaaagttCAGAATCACCTTGATGTTGAAAGCTGTTATCAGTGACACCACATGTGACAGAGGAACCCAGCAAGAGCCTGAAAACAGGGATTCTAATGGatggtttgtttacatttaaggGTGGTTAAAATGCAAGACATCAAAGCCAGCTATCTGCACAAGCTTCATACCAGGTAGTGTTCAAATGGTTtggaaaaatgtgtatttgctcCTTTAAAGCCATAAAATCTCCAATATTTATGACATGGATTCAATTTCAACTTGAGAATCAAGATTTGCAAATGACCCCAAGGCCCCGAGGGCTTTGGCTGCAAGTTTGTGCAAAGAAAGTTAAACCTTCTCTCTGCAGAAACTGCATGGAATGTGTAACAAAACTCAAGTCCTGAATTATTGACGAGCCGACAGCAGAAAGAAAACCCACATATATGGAGCAACAACGAGAAGTTTAGAAGAGCTGCTATGGCGGATCACATCCAGTTTGATGTTGCATCACCacctgtttgtctttttctccaaTGATTGCAAGATGTTTTGGTGAAAAAGTGCAGTGTGGTACAGAGAAATCTGATTTTAGACACCACTTTTGTTCTCATGAACAGGTGATCGTCTTTCACCATGTCAGAATCCCAAAGTGATATATCACTTCATAGAGCATCTACCTTTGAAGCtgggatgatgatgatgtggtTGGTATAATCAAGAGGAGAAGATGAAGGTGAATTAGTTAGTGGTGCACACAGGTGATTACATTACCATAGAGCTGCAATGATACATATTCCCCACCAATATGTATATTTGccatactatatactgtatatactttgCTGCACAGAAAGTATTGGTGTGATTTTAAGTAGGCTGTAAAGAATGTGGTGAGAGAAGAAGCACTTAACAGTTTTCACAGCTTTCACATCACTGCACACCTGGCTAATCCGTGCAGAACGCGGGCATAGCTGTCTTCAGATTTAGAAAAGGATGGGTGATGCACACCTCTAAAAACCCTATGTGCATTAATACTTTCTATGTTCTTGAAAAGACGATTGATCTGAAAAGGGCCACATATACTGATCTGTGTACTTTAAGCCTTAGGATTCACCCCAAATTACCAAACAGCCTTAGAAGGATCTTAAAACATCACATGATCACGTCTGATGGAGCTTAGATAGGTATTACACATATGGACACAGAGACCCTAGACTTGCAGCAAAAAAATGGGATCCTACCTGACCCgatttaaactaaattaaacccTGTTCTCAGTAACCAAGAGGTTTCCCCTGAGagaatatagatatatatttgtgttccctcaGAGGGAGATGCAGCCCCTAGCTGGTTATTAACATGGTGTGTAGCAGCATGAATGTGAAATCAAGCTTTACTGAAAAAACTTGTGGCTGTTTAATCGTGCCTTCCTGGATAAACAAATGTATCGGAGGAAAGTAAAGCTGTGTAAACACCTTGGAGACTCCCTCTGCCTGTCAGCTGCTGTGTTAGTTACTGTTGTTCTATGTGTTCGAGCTCCCTCTTGTTGCCACGCTTTCTTACGTAATCCAAACAGCACGGGTTGCACACGATCAAACCAATATACAAGTTGTTCCATAGACCGTATGGACAGAATATGTATGTGGAGCACAGCAGGATGCCTCCGCTGGAGTCTTTTAAAGCGTTTTGATCGGACAAGCTGTTCCCTCTTCAGAAAGCCAGGCAGCTTAGATCCCAGGAGACTTGTTAAAGTGGcgttttttatgttttcctctctttttacttctggcGAGAGCTTGAGTGTAGTCTACTGTCAGTTGACAACATGTGCAGTTCAACGAGGGATTCCCATCTTCTCAAGTCCCCCTCTGCACAGACTCCTGTTCCCTTCTGCAGCTGTTGTCTCTTACAACACAGTATTCGGTCACACGGAGTCCCATCATTGTGAAGTTACTGCCGGTGCTGTACTGTCTGTCCAAGGGCAAGGTTCACGTCATCACAGCGCTGCATTTGTTTGCAAAGAAGAAGTGGATTTGAAGGGTCTGTGTAACGAGCCTGATGGTAGTGGAGTAGAACATGTAAATACACAGCATTGTACACCGTGTATCGCTCACACACTGCGCCGCTGAACAGGCGTGCAACACAGATGGAGCTACTTGCTGTTTATGTCTGAGatccaaataaaatatacattaagaCCATGACAACTCAGGGTTAGCCACTCAGAGTAAATGTAACGGCTGCTGCTGCATTAGaggaaaaatattaaaaatgaacgCATTCCTAGCGAACCAAAAGCACACATATAACTCTATTGTTATATAAGAAGGAAATATTAAGTGACCAATTACTACAGCCACCACTTTGAAAAtaactgcattttttttatcacgAGCACGCAGCAGAAGACCAAAATCTGTCAGAGGTTTGACGAGGGAATGTGCAGGGGAAGATGTTTGATTATTCTAAGATTAGTGATATGCTACGTCTCCTCATCTCATGAACAGTCTTGTGTAAGTCTTATCTTTGTTCAAACATTaactttaaacatgttattgtgCTTTCTACACATCACTATTTATTTAGTCCAGCTAAGTCTTTTATTTAAGAAGCTTTCAAGTTTTTAAAGGCAGGATTTCAACTTGAGAATTCTCTCTTGCTTCAACTTACCTTCATTTTTAGTTAAAACATTTAGGCCTGTCATTTTGAGTATTAACATAACCTTTTATCTCCTGTGTGGATGATAGTAGTGGGATATTTCTGCCTCATTATTAggtttgtgttttcctcagaGCACACAAATACTGTCTGTTGCTACGCTGGCTCTTAATCCTTGTTAATGTGTGTTATCAATCACCCTAAAACACTCAAGTTTGTGGACATCGGGACTGAGGTGCAGGTTAGAGATGTGACTCCCACTTCACCcggggaaatgtgtgtgtgtgtctggctgcaTTTCATATCTGGTTCTGCTGATGGGCTCGCGTCCAAATACCGATCAGTGTTCTGCTGCGACGAGCCCCGTGCCTAATTGATGCTGCCTTTGACTGTCATCGTAATAAATTGGGTTTCATTCGCTTGTGATGAAATTAGGGCTTCACTCAGC
Above is a genomic segment from Eleginops maclovinus isolate JMC-PN-2008 ecotype Puerto Natales chromosome 2, JC_Emac_rtc_rv5, whole genome shotgun sequence containing:
- the shisal1b gene encoding protein shisa-like-1a isoform X2; protein product: MTITSRQSFNVLTVIFLLLSTAALSAHYRVCEPYSDHKGRYHFGFHCPRLSDNNKTYMFCCYHNHTEFKYCCNEAEFQMIMQVNLTTTTAGYAHNNYTALVGVWIYGFFVIVLLALDFLYYSAINYELCRVYLEKWGLGGRWLKKARSQWNKSMPEESETPAQAPPMVSSHYQPRNSLRGESHSPTLLPYNTSTA
- the shisal1b gene encoding protein shisa-like-1a isoform X1, yielding MTITSRQSFNVLTVIFLLLSTAALSAHYRVCEPYSDHKGRYHFGFHCPRLSDNNKTYMFCCYHNHTEFKYCCNEAEFQMIMQVNLTTTTAGYAHNNYTALVGVWIYGFFVIVLLALDFLYYSAINYELCRVYLEKWGLGGRWLKKARSQWNKSMPEESETPAQAPPMVSSHYQPRNSLRGESHSPTLLPYNTSTAW